In one Balaenoptera musculus isolate JJ_BM4_2016_0621 chromosome 2, mBalMus1.pri.v3, whole genome shotgun sequence genomic region, the following are encoded:
- the SCAMP2 gene encoding secretory carrier-associated membrane protein 2 isoform X1, whose protein sequence is MSSFDTNPFADPVDVNPFQEPPGRDGVQQKGHSHTASLQRRLGEVQRTRTIQRREDPSVTQLTSAPQGGLAEFNPFSETNAATTVPVTQLPGPSQPAVLQPSVEPTQPTPQAVASAAQASLLRQQEELDRKAAELERKERELQNTVASLHMRENNWPPLPMWCPVKPCFYQDFSTEIPADYQRICKMLYYLWMLHSVTLFLNLLACLAWFLVDTSRGVDFGLSILWFVIFTPCAFLCWYRPIYKAFRSDNSFSFFVFFFVFFCQIGIYIIQLVGIPSLGDSGWIAALSILKQDLAVSIIMMVVAGFFTLCAVLALFLLKRVHSLYRRTGASFQQAQEEFSQGIFSNRTFRSAASSAARGAFQGN, encoded by the exons ATGTCGTCTTTCGACACCAACCCCTTCGCGGACCCAGTGGACGTAAACCCCTTCCAG GAGCCACCAGGCAGGGATGGTGTCCAGCAGAAAGGACACAGCCACACTGCCTCTTTGCAGAGGAGACTGGGTGAGGTGCAGAGGACAAGGACCATCCAGAGACGGGAA GATCCCTCTGTGACCCAGCTGACCAGTGCGCCACAAGGAGGCCTGGCTGAATTCAACCCCTTCTCTGAG ACAAATGCAGCGACAACGGTTCCTGTCACACAGCTCCCTGGGCCCTCGCAGCCGGCAGTTCTCCAGCCCTCAGTGGAGCCAACACAGCCAACCCCCCAG GCTGTGGCCTCTGCAGCCCAGGCGAGTCTCCTCCGGCAGCAGGAAGAACTGGACAGGAAAGCAGCTGAGCTGGAACGCAAGGAGCGGGAGCTGCAGAACACTGTGGCCAGCTTACACA TGAGAGAGAACAACTGGCCGCCCCTGCCCATGTGGTGCCCTGTCAAGCCCTGCTTCTATCAGGATTTCTCCACAGAGATCCCTGCCGACTACCAGCGGATATGCAAGATGCTCTACTATCTCTGGATGT tgcATTCAGTGACTCTGTTTCTGAACCTGCTTGCCTGCCTGGCCTGGTTCTTAGTCGACACCTCCAGGGGAGTAGACTTTGGCCTCTCGATCTTGTGGTTTGTGATCTTCACCCCCTGTGCCTTCCTTTGTTGGTACCGACCCATCTACAAGGCTTTTag GTCCGACAACTCTTTCAGCTTCTTCgtgttcttctttgtatttttttgtcaAATAGGGATCTACATCATCCAGTTGGTCGGCATCCCTAGCTTGGGGGACAG TGGTTGGATCGCAGCCCTGTCTATACTGAAGCAAGACTTGGCTGTGTCGATTATCATGATGGTGGTGGCTGGCTTCTTCACCCTCTGTGCCGTGCTCGCTCTCTTCCTCCTGAAGCGG GTGCACTCCCTGTACCGCCGGACGGGGGCCAGCTTCCAGCAGGCCCAAGAGGAGTTTTCCCAGGGCATCTTCAGTAACAGGACCTTCCGCAGCGCCGCCTCATCTGCTGCCCGAGGAGCCTTCCAGGGGAATTAG
- the CPLX3 gene encoding complexin-3 produces MAFMVKTMVGGQLKNLTGSLGGGEDKGDGDKSAAEAQGMSREEYEEYQKQLVEEKMERDAQFTQRKAERATLRSHFRDKYRLPKNETDESQIQMAGGDVELPRELAKMIEEDTEEEEERASVLGQLASLPGLDLGSLKDKAQTTLGDLKQSAEKCHIM; encoded by the exons ATGGCGTTCATGGTGAAGACCATGGTGGGCGGCCAGCTGAAGAACCTCACTGGGAGCCTGGGGGGCGGCGAGGACAAGGGGGACGGGGACAAGTCGGCCGCCGAAGCGCAGGGCATGAGCCGAGAGGAGTATGAGGAGTACCAGAAGCAACTGGTGGAAGAGAA GATGGAGCGGGACGCGCAGTTCACGCAGAGGAAGGCAGAGCGGGCCACGCTGCGGAGCCACTTCCGAGACAAATACCGGCTGCCCAAG AACGAGACAGATGAGAGCCAGATCCAGATGGCAGGTGGAGACGTGGAGCTGCCCCGGGAGCTGGCCAAGATGATTGAGGAggacacagaggaggaggaggaaagggcctCGGTCCTTGGGCAGCTGGCCAGTCTCCCTGGCTTGGACCTTGGCTCACTTAAGGACAAGGCCCAGACCACATTGGGGGACCTCAAGCAATCAGCTGAGAAGTGCCACATCATGTGA
- the LOC118890609 gene encoding 60S ribosomal protein L31-like gives MAPAKKGGEKKKGRSAINEVVTREYTINIHKRIHGVGFKKRAPRALKEIRKFAMKEMGTPDVRIDTRLNKAVWAKGIRNVPYRIHVRLSRKRNEDEDSPNKLYTLVTYVPVTTFKNLQTVNVDEN, from the coding sequence ATGGCTCCCGCAAAGAAGGGCGGCGAGAAGAAGAAGGGCCGGTCCGCCATCAACGAGGTGGTGACCAGAGAATACACCATCAACATTCACAAGCGCATCCATGGAGTGGGTTTCAAGAAGCGTGCCCCTCGGGCACTCAAAGAAATACGGAAATTTGCCATGAAGGAGATGGGAACTCCAGACGTACGCATTGACACCAGGCTCAACAAAGCTGTCTGGGCCAAAGGAATAAGGAATGTCCCATACCGTATCCATGTGCGGTTGTCCAGAAAACGGAATGAAGATGAAGATTCACCAAACAAGCTCTATACGTTGGTTACCTATGTACCTGTCACCACTTTCAAAAACCTACAGACAGTTAATGTGGATGAGAACTAA
- the SCAMP2 gene encoding secretory carrier-associated membrane protein 2 isoform X2 has translation MSSFDTNPFADPVDVNPFQDPSVTQLTSAPQGGLAEFNPFSETNAATTVPVTQLPGPSQPAVLQPSVEPTQPTPQAVASAAQASLLRQQEELDRKAAELERKERELQNTVASLHMRENNWPPLPMWCPVKPCFYQDFSTEIPADYQRICKMLYYLWMLHSVTLFLNLLACLAWFLVDTSRGVDFGLSILWFVIFTPCAFLCWYRPIYKAFRSDNSFSFFVFFFVFFCQIGIYIIQLVGIPSLGDSGWIAALSILKQDLAVSIIMMVVAGFFTLCAVLALFLLKRVHSLYRRTGASFQQAQEEFSQGIFSNRTFRSAASSAARGAFQGN, from the exons ATGTCGTCTTTCGACACCAACCCCTTCGCGGACCCAGTGGACGTAAACCCCTTCCAG GATCCCTCTGTGACCCAGCTGACCAGTGCGCCACAAGGAGGCCTGGCTGAATTCAACCCCTTCTCTGAG ACAAATGCAGCGACAACGGTTCCTGTCACACAGCTCCCTGGGCCCTCGCAGCCGGCAGTTCTCCAGCCCTCAGTGGAGCCAACACAGCCAACCCCCCAG GCTGTGGCCTCTGCAGCCCAGGCGAGTCTCCTCCGGCAGCAGGAAGAACTGGACAGGAAAGCAGCTGAGCTGGAACGCAAGGAGCGGGAGCTGCAGAACACTGTGGCCAGCTTACACA TGAGAGAGAACAACTGGCCGCCCCTGCCCATGTGGTGCCCTGTCAAGCCCTGCTTCTATCAGGATTTCTCCACAGAGATCCCTGCCGACTACCAGCGGATATGCAAGATGCTCTACTATCTCTGGATGT tgcATTCAGTGACTCTGTTTCTGAACCTGCTTGCCTGCCTGGCCTGGTTCTTAGTCGACACCTCCAGGGGAGTAGACTTTGGCCTCTCGATCTTGTGGTTTGTGATCTTCACCCCCTGTGCCTTCCTTTGTTGGTACCGACCCATCTACAAGGCTTTTag GTCCGACAACTCTTTCAGCTTCTTCgtgttcttctttgtatttttttgtcaAATAGGGATCTACATCATCCAGTTGGTCGGCATCCCTAGCTTGGGGGACAG TGGTTGGATCGCAGCCCTGTCTATACTGAAGCAAGACTTGGCTGTGTCGATTATCATGATGGTGGTGGCTGGCTTCTTCACCCTCTGTGCCGTGCTCGCTCTCTTCCTCCTGAAGCGG GTGCACTCCCTGTACCGCCGGACGGGGGCCAGCTTCCAGCAGGCCCAAGAGGAGTTTTCCCAGGGCATCTTCAGTAACAGGACCTTCCGCAGCGCCGCCTCATCTGCTGCCCGAGGAGCCTTCCAGGGGAATTAG
- the ULK3 gene encoding serine/threonine-protein kinase ULK3, producing the protein MAGPGWGPPRLDGFILTERLGSGTYATVYKAYAKKDTREVVAIKCVAKKSLNKASVENLLTEIEILKGIRHRHIVQLKDFQWDSDNIYLIMEFCAGGDLSRFIHTRRILPEKVARVFMQQLASALQFLHERNVSHLDLKPQNILLSSLEKPHLKLADFGFAQHMSPWDEKHVLRGSPLYMAPEMVCQRQYDARVDLWSVGVILYEALFGQPPFASRSFSELEEKIRSNRVIELPLRPALSQECRDLLQRLLERDPSRRISFQDFFAHPWVDLEHMPSGESLARATTLVVQAVKKDQEGDAAAALSLYCKALDFFVPALHYEVDTHRKEAIKAKVGQYVSRAEELKAIVSSSNRALLRQGTSARDLLREMARDKPRLLAALEVASAAMAKEDEAGGEQDALALYQHGLGELLLLLAAEPPGRRRELLHTEVQNLMARAEYLKEQVKMRESHWEAEALDKEGLSESVRSSCTLQ; encoded by the exons ATGGCGGGCCCTGGCTGGGGCCCCCCGCGGCTGGACGGTTTCATTCTCACCGAGCGCCTGGGCAGTGGCACGTACGCCACGGTGTACAAGGCCTACGCCAAG AAGGATACTCGTGAGGTGGTAGCCATAAAGTGCGTGGCCAAGAAGAGTCTGAACAAGGCATCTGTGGAAAACCTCCTGACAGAGATTGAGATCCTCAAGGGCATTCGACACCGCCACATCGTACAGCTGAAAGACTTCCAG TGGGACAGTGACAACATCTACCTCATCATGGAGTTCTGTGCAGGAGGTGACCTGTCTCGCTTCATCCATACCCGCAGGATTCTTCCTGAGAAGGTGGCTCGGGTCTTCATGCAGCAGTTGG CTAGTGCCCTGCAGTTCCTGCATGAACGGAACGTCTCTCACCTGGACCTGAAGCCACAGAACATTTTGCTGAGCTCCTTGGAGAAGCCCCACCTTAAACTGGCAG ACTTTGGCTTTGCACAGCACATGTCCCCCTGGGATGAGAAACACGTGCTCCGTGGCTCTCCCCTCTACATGGCTCCCGAGATGGTGTGTCAGCGGCAGTACGACGCCCGTGTGGACCTCTGGTCCGTGGGGGTCATCCTGTATG AAGCCCTCTTCGGGCAGCCCCCCTTTGCCTCCAGGTCGTTCTCGGAGCTGGAAGAGAAGATCCGGAGCAACCGGGTTATTGAG ctCCCCCTGCGTCCCGCCCTCTCCCAGGAATGCCGGGACCTGCTGCAGCGGCTCCTGGAGCGGGACCCCAGCCGCCGCATCTCCTTCCAGGACTTCTTTGCCCACCCTTGGGTGGACCTGGAGCACATGCCCAGTGGGGAGAGCCTGGCACGAGCA ACCACCCTGGTGGTGCAGGCTGTGAAGAAGGACCAGGAGGGGGACGCCGCGGCCGCCTTATCTCTCTACTGCAAGGCTCTGGACTTCTTCGTGCCTGCCCTGCACT ATGAAGTGGACACCCACCGGAAGGAGGCAATTAAGGCAAAG GTAGGACAGTACGTGTCCCGGGCTGAGGAGCTCAAGGCCATCGTCTCCTCCTCCAATCGGGCCCTGTTGAGGCAGGGGACCTCTGCCCGAGACCTGCTCAGAG AGATGGCCCGGGACAAGCCGCGCCTCCTAGCTGCCCTGGAAGTGGCTTCAGCTGCCATGGCTAAG GAGGACGAGGCTGGCGGGGAGCAGGATGCTCTGGCCCTGTACCAGCACGGCCTGGGGGAGCTGCTTCTACTGCTGGCAG cGGAGCCCCCAGGCCGGAGGCGGGAGCTGCTTCACACTGAG GTTCAGAATCTCATGGCTCGAGCTGAATACCTGAAGGAGCAGGTCAAG ATGAGGGAGTCTCATTGGGAAGCTGAGGCCCTGGACAAAGAGGGGCTGTCGGAGTCTGTTCGTAGCT CTTGTACTCTGCAGTGA